Within Thermodesulfobacteriota bacterium, the genomic segment CTGCTCCATCACCGCCACCGGCATGCCCCGGTAGTCAGTGACCACGGCAAATTGCGCCTGAACGAACTTCTCGTGCAGCTCGGCCACCAGATCGGCCTTATCCTCTCGATTCAAGCGCCTCACCCTCCTTGCCCGTCTGAAGTTTGCTGTGCGGGCGCGCTCATCGGCCGCGTTCCGGACCGTTCTTCCTGCCTGCAACAACCCAGGAGCTCACACAGAAGACCAACACAACCTGCCCAACCTTGATCTTTGGCATCGTCCGAGTTGTCTGGGCAGGTCGGCAAGGCCGATTAAACACACCCGTGTACCCACCGTCTTCGACAACCACCCCCGGTACCAACCGGGACCTCCCAAGCCAGCCGCTAGACCCTCTTGGCCAGGGTCCGCAGCTCCATGGGGTCAAGCTTGATCCCCGGCCCCATCGTGGTGGACAAGGCGGCACCCCGCAGGTAGATCCCCTTGCTGGCCGAGGGCTTCATCTGAATGATCTTGTCGATAAAGGCGATGACGTTGTCCCGCAGCCGCTCTGGACTGAAGGACGCGCGCCCCACCAGGACATGGACGACCCCCGCCTTGTCCACCTTGAAGTCCACCTTGCCGGCCTTGATCTCCTTCACCACCCGCGCCACATCGAAGGTGACCGTCCCGAGCTTGGCGTTGGGCATCAGCCCCCGAGGGCCAAGCACCCGGCCGATCTTGCCGACCGTGCCCATCATGTCCGGTGTGGCAATGGTGCGATCGAACTCCAGCCACCCGCCTTTGATCTTCTCCACCAGGTCGTCGCCACCGGCATAGTCGGCCCCTGCCTCCAAGGCCTCCTTCTCCTTGTCGCCCTTGGCGAAGACCAGCACCCGCTCCACCTTGCCGGTGCCATGAGGCAGAACCACGGTGCCGCGGACCATCTGATCGGCATGGCGAGGATCCACTCCCAGCCGCACCGCTACATCCACTGACTCGTCAAACTTGGCGAATCTGACCTTCTGCGCCAAGCCGATCGCCTCGTCCAGGCCGTACAGGCGGGTGGTGTCCAGCTCCGCCTTGGCCTTCCTGAAGTTCTTGCCCTTGTGCGCCATGATAGCCTCCCAATCGTCCTCCCTGCCGGAGCAGGGGGTTGCCGTGGTCCTTGCGGCCGGTGGCGTGGTTGGTGATGACAGCTGGCCGTGTGCTTGGGACAGCACGGCGCAACCGCAAATCGGCCCAGACGGCCGCTCTAGCTCCTGACGGTGATACCAGCGCTGCGCGCCGTACCTTCGATGGTGCGGATCGCCCCCTCCAGGTCCTTGGCGTTGAGATCCGGCATCTTGAGACGGGCGATCTCTTCCACCTTGTCCCTGCCGATCACCGCCACCCGGTCCCGCTTGGGATTGCTGGAGCCTTTCGGCACGCCGACTGCTTTCAGCAGCAGCACTGAGGCCGGCGGTGTCTTGGTGATGAAGGTGAAGGATCGGTCCGCGTAGATGGTAATGAGGACCGGAATGATCATGTCGCCCTGGCCCTGGGTGCGGGCATTGAAGGCCTTGCAGAACTCCATGATGTTGACGCCATGCTGTCCCAGGGCAGGGCCCACCGGCGGCGACGGGTTGGCCTTGCCGGCCGTGATCTGCAGCTTGACATAGCCCACGATTTTCTTCGCCATGGCGATTGCTCCTTGCGCTCGCTCCGTCAAAAGCCGGCCGCGGCCGGTCCTAGTTTTTCGACACCTGGACGAACTCCAGCTCCACAGGGGTGGAACGGCCAAAGATGCTGACCATCACCCGAACTCGCCCCTTGTCCTGGAAGACCTCGTCCACCACCCCCTCGAAATTGGAGAACGGGCCATCCACCACCCGCACCGAATCCCC encodes:
- the rplA gene encoding 50S ribosomal protein L1, producing the protein MAHKGKNFRKAKAELDTTRLYGLDEAIGLAQKVRFAKFDESVDVAVRLGVDPRHADQMVRGTVVLPHGTGKVERVLVFAKGDKEKEALEAGADYAGGDDLVEKIKGGWLEFDRTIATPDMMGTVGKIGRVLGPRGLMPNAKLGTVTFDVARVVKEIKAGKVDFKVDKAGVVHVLVGRASFSPERLRDNVIAFIDKIIQMKPSASKGIYLRGAALSTTMGPGIKLDPMELRTLAKRV
- the rplK gene encoding 50S ribosomal protein L11, whose translation is MAKKIVGYVKLQITAGKANPSPPVGPALGQHGVNIMEFCKAFNARTQGQGDMIIPVLITIYADRSFTFITKTPPASVLLLKAVGVPKGSSNPKRDRVAVIGRDKVEEIARLKMPDLNAKDLEGAIRTIEGTARSAGITVRS